A segment of the Amblyomma americanum isolate KBUSLIRL-KWMA chromosome 6, ASM5285725v1, whole genome shotgun sequence genome:
GCTATAACTGAAGGAGGCAAGTTATAATTTTCTGCAACTGATGAAGCTACGAGCGGAAACAACTAGTCTACTGCCAAGCATATTTGGTAACACAAAATAAACCAGTGCTGGGCACGAAATAGTGGTCGCAATCAAAGCTAGAGCGTGAGCCAACAGGTTGTGGTGCAAGGCATTTTTATTCACACAAACTGAAATTTTAGTGAACGTACATTTTTCCTGCTACAAATCAGAAACAAACGTAGGATGCAGTTAGACTTCCACACGCAAATACAAACACACTTTACACGTGATAAATCACACTGGTGAAGAAAGTTAGCGCAAGTTTTCATTTCATCACGTTTTTCATTCGTCTATGAGCACTCGGCAATTTAATCCAATATAAGCCATTTTGTTCACCGGCAAGCATATTTAAGTTTGTAACCTTTAGAGGTACAGCTGCAAGTGGAAGGTTTTCAAGCATGAAGCTGCCAAAAAGCTAGATCTTTTCGAAGCCCACATGCCTAGCCACGACTTGTGGGTTGCCCACTGGCCTGTTCTGAACACCTCTTGGTTTCTGGCTGCAAAACTATTTAGCTTTTCGTTAGCCTTGTGCTCAGAACAATCATCCATGAACCTGTACAATGCATTGAAACTGTCTCTAATTTTACTTCTACTCACTCCAGGTtcactttaaattttttttttcacagctgtaCTGTCAACAACTTCCTGCAATGCATTGGTCATGTAGCCAATGCACTGCACTGCTGCAAAAAGGTTCCGAACCTACATGTGATGCCCGTACACTGTCTCGCATCTCACCAACCAAACAATACTACAGTAAACTAGGAACACCGgcaagatagaaagaaaaaatagagcAAGCGAAACACACATTCTTTCAGAAGGGTAgacacttgggcttgttggttcatttcaatGGTAGAACGTAGCAAAAAAGACGGACACAGAAAGACGTGTTATCGACTTTCTGTGTCCCTCTCCTTTTTGTGCTACGTTTTTTACACATTCCTTCTTTTCTCGCGTCCTGATTCTCAAGTGGACATATCGCCGAGGAAGCCTTCTTCCGCGGTGAAAGGAACACAGAGGGTCCCTTTATGGAAGAATAGACTAGCATTGTCAACAAAAACATGCCGTGATCCGACATGGTAGTACAAGAGGATGTGTGTGaaaaagcagcgaaaaaaaaagagagaaaacaaagATCACGCTCTCAAAGAGGTATCAAAAAGAGAGGAGTGTTGTTTTGGGCGGTGGGCAGGTAAGGAGGGTGGTGGAGGAGACTGAGGGGAAGAAAAAGCCACACGTCGTCATACTGTGCCCACATCTCAGCAGTACTGGCTGAGGGCAGAGGGGCAGCACAGCAGCTTCGGACGGCATCatgaggtggaggaggaggaagagatgCCATAATCCTTGAGGTGCTTGTCCACGCGGCAAATGGAGAGGTGCTTGTTGGTGGTCAGCCACTGGTCCACACAGACCACGTGAAATAAGTGCATGCATGGCAGGCACCTGCCAACGCAAACATCACGCCACACTTGGATTGCACGGAGTGATGAAGAAGTCAAAGTTTTGCCAGGACACTGAACTCTGCGCATTGCTTCCCAGTGACCATGCTCCTGTTTGTTCGAGAACTGATGGCTACCAGAATGAACCGTCTCGTCCAATCTCCAAAACTTCACGGCTACAAACACGTAAAGTGGCGAATGGGTGTTTTGGTACAGGGTAATTATCGCGTAAACCttccaaagcagaaaaaaataaaacagcaaagcTACTTCTCGGGTTGCTGGCATGCTGATAAAATAGTAATGAACATATCACATTGCACTCTGAGGTCATACCACCGCAGTTTGCTGGTCACGTGGCCTGTGGGGCTCAATGTCCCAAACCAGCACATGagctatgagagacaccatagTGGCAGTGTTCCAGATAAATGTCAGGCATCTGGTTTTCACATGCTCAGTTTTTCACCTGAAATTACTGGTAAAAAGTATGCATCTTAAACCTAGAAATAAGTCCATAAAATATTTTAGATGAAGAAAGCAAGGATTTTACTGAGTACATAACTTTAAGCTTTAATGAAGCTGAGCATTCAGCACTCCTGCACTGGAAGTTTTAGAGGCCAAACACAGTAAAACCTCTTTGAATGTCCCTGGCTCATATGATTTCCCAGATCATATGCTCAAAATCGCGGGCATTAAAAATAATTCATAGAATTTACACTATTTTCCTCCTAGTTAATAAGTTCCCTAATAACACCGTTTCTCAGGTACTACGTTTAAAATTTCTATAATTCTGGTCGCATACATATTTATCGACCCAATGCACAAGTGCAAACACACGAATAGGCCGAACATCAGGGCACGTCACATGATAAGCTGGAATGCATCGGCAGTCACCTGTTGTGTTGGCTTTTCTGCAGTTCCCAAGTGCAAAGTGACAAAGCACCGGAAAAACTAACATATCTcaaaagtttgctatcagctttaaattgagcatggaggagagcggcgggcattctcttcgacgacagcCGAGGGATTCAGTCTATTGtcggcgcaagtcagcccaaataacgagctttgtttagacgccattttcgctgtctctTCTCTCCGGATTGCAGCCACCGCTTCGTAACAATATCGTCCTCGATACGGAAAACGGTGTCTTGGGTACTCGCATCAACTCGAAAGTCCACTTCACTTAAGCACACGAGGTGGTTGGTTAAAAGGCATGAGCTCCCTACCATTCGCTCCCACGCATTATTGTTTAGAAGTATCCCgatttgtagtagtagtagtaagtgtgtaatcaaaaatataataaaaaggaagttaaaagatttttgctcaccccggcatctgccatcactgtatcggcggcacctgagctggggcagtggaaataaaggatagaaggcagtatgaagaagggaaatgaaagacgtgaggggacagcaagaaaggacatagggagtggtcatataCAGACCATTTACAAAGGGTCAgaataatgttgtccaggtcgtgcgcgtgtacagaaaatgataaaataaaaaatgaaaaaacacacgcgcacaacactttgcacacaacagctggtgtggggcgcccagctgttaagcgtCCGAGGGAGTGCACGGGGAGCGTTCCGTCACAGCGCATCcatacctggcgcagaacagacgggacgtcaagcccgtctgtttctcaaaatccagctttcaattttcagttttctctttattccttccctccctccttgagcccttcctttacggcatggttcgggtgtccaccaagattggtgagacggttactgtgcaatttcctttcctcaaaaacgaaacaaaacaagtgagccaacggcgttcatacagttcattggcgttgacaactttgcaaaggccgttcattcattttcacgaaaggagaggcgcacaaccggctccgtgggtaagtggagacctcaattcatgtacatggcgttggtgtccaactgcaaaagcctgctttgattgcgttccgcacattggataggcagcgcgtcctccctgccaccctgggaggtggaatgcagttaatggttgatcgcgagagattgaacgccaaatgaacgctgcggcctagctattgctgcagtgccgcatgtcagccgcaACGCTGCCAGCACTATTGCATTCAGGCCACGTCTCTCTCTGACCACCGctcgaatgaggcgtccgcacatccagggagccagttatgcgccctccctttgctcaaagccatctcCGTCTATAACATTccaacgccaacggcaatgaacatagtgaacgccgacatctttctctttgtatatcctggattagctgagctaatccacattaatttttatggaggaaaaacgccaaggcgcccgcgtgctgtgcgacgccagtgcacgccaaatatccccaggtggtcgaaaccaatccggagccctccaccacgacacccccatccccctcccccctcaatCCCTCCCCCATTCCCTCCcccacggcgcggttcacgtgtacAACGACacacgagacagacactgcgccatttcccctccccaaaatccaattattattatgctctcccaacaagctgcacagagcacgAGTAGGATCGTTTCTTGGTTCTcttacgtagttatcaaacagACCCATATACCGTTGTTTGCGCTCCTTTGTTCAATTGTACTAgcccgaagtaaaaaaaaaaccgtaaaaaTACATCGAACGATGTAAAGTTCATTCAATACTCCCGTACATTTTCTAATTACTGTGTTTTGTTGAATCATAATACGTCGTTTGTTTATGTGTAGGCAGCACTTTACTCGATGTGTGTGGTGTTTGTTCTTAAGTTTACAATAAAACGCTGCTGTGAAGTTAACTGAAATCTTCTAGAAAGgacaaaaagaaagcaaatagCAAACTATTTACcacatttactcgcgtaatttttTGCTCCTTACATGGCCGCATCACGCAGACGCACGCTGCGTGCGGCATCAGCAGACAGCGGACGCTCGTCGTACCCCCAGATACAGTGTGCTCGTGCAGTGGCGCCGCGAAAGCGCTACAACCGGCGTGGGAAACTTGAGCGCAGGCAACCTGGACAGCAGAGCGCGAGAGGACGATGCGGCGGGCCTTGCGCGGAGGGCACGCGGCGCCACGCCATCGCCTCGAGGAGAACGAAGCACGGGGCGCACGTtcagctcgaccatttcgaaggaAGGTAGCCAAATGATCATCACTGTGCACCTCGCAATGTCTGGCGAAGCACGCAGCGACAAGAGTTCTGCTAGCGGGGCTGCGGAAGGAGCGCCGATGGCTGATTGGAGCACGGCGTGGCAGGCGAGGGTCAACCGCAGCCTCCGCTGGGACGATGAGGAGTGCGCCCAGCTGCAAGACTACGGCTACTTTTCGTGCTACAACGGCCCGCccaaagaggaggaggagatcGAGTACCGAATAGTGACCCAACTCAAGTCGTACTTCTCGGACGAGGGCCTCCATCGGAACAAGTTTCTTCTCAACCAGGTGCGGCGCAACAGAGGGGGCTTCGTGAGCCTGAAACTCATGGCGTCGTACCGAAAGCTGAAGAACTTGTCCTTGTCTCTCGGACGAGGGCCTCCATCGGAACAAGTTTCTTCTCAACCAGGTGCGGCGCAACAGAGGGGGCTTCGTGAGCCTGAAACTCATGGCGTCGTACCGAAAGCTGAAGAACTTGTCCTTGTCTCTCGGACGAGGGCCTCCATCGGAACAAGTTTCTTCTCAACCAGGTGCGGCGCAACAGAGGGGGCTTCGTGAGCGTGAAACTCATGGCGTCGTACCGAAAGCTGAAGAACTGGTCCTTGTCTCTCGGACGAGGGCCTCCATCGGAACAAGTTTCTTCTCAACTAGGTGCGGCGCAACAGAGGGGGCTTCGTGAGCCTGAAACTCATGGCGTCGTACCGAAAGCTGAAGAACTTGTCCTTGTCTCTCGGACGAGGGCCTCCATTGGAACAAGTTTCTTCTCAACCAGGTGCGGCGCAACAGAGGGGGCTTCGTGAGCCTGAAACTCATGGCGTTGTACCGAAAGCTGAAGAACTTGTCCTTGTCTCTCGGACGAGGGCCTCCATCGGAACAAGTTTCTTCTCAACCAGGTGCGGCGCAACAGAGGGGGCTTCGTGAGCGTGAAACTCATGGCTTCGTACCGCAAGCTGAAGAACTTGACCAAGGACTGGGAAGTGGTGCAGAACGCGATACTCTGGTCCAGCCAGCTAGAGCTGAACGCGAAGAGAACCAAGGTACGCCGCCGCCTGCCACTGCCGTAGGGCGAGTCGGCGCCCTCTCTCAGCGTGCTACTCCGCAACAAGGGCTCCCTGCAGAGCCGCCCGAAGGCCGCCGCTTGCTCGGAGGCCGAGATCTGGACATAGGACTGACAATGAGCGGCACattcctgaagaaaaaaaaataaacccatGGCGTTCAAGCTGTTGTAAGTGTCCGTTTATTCATCCCGCTGTGGATTTGGTCAGTGCATGACAGCGCGTCTTGGCCTTCTTGATAGTTTCGACGCACGTGAAGAACGTTGTAGCAGCGCCCCAGTGAGGGAAACCTGCCGGCACCTACGGTGAACCTTCAGGTGAGATGACTTTCACTTGACCCGCGGCAGCGTACTAAGTCAGGTTAGTAGTGCTTCGAGAGCCGCCTACAATGGTCGCGTTAATAACACTGCAGTGCAGAACAAAGTGGCGCATTCAGAGTATATCACCgtcttcttcctctctttcttctgcGCCAACTCTTGCTCAGGCTAAGAGGGTTCCTTCTCGGCGGCACGGCGCTGGAAGTGCACGCGCAAGAGCGCAAAGGCTGCTACGTACTCCAATGCACGAGTGATGGCACGGCGATTTCACTGGCCGGCGGGTCAAGCGCGAGCACTGCTCCACGCGCCACTGCACGCGGCGTCTTCTGTCTCGTAGTACTGCTCGAGAACACAGACTGACCACCTCCACTGATTCTTCTTTTACGTCTTCTTCCACCTGCATGACTGCTACATCCAGTCCAGCCTTTCTATGCTGCCTCTACATACGCCAAGCTCCTCATGCAGTTTATAAGTTGACCTCATTTTCGCTGGCAATGCCCACTGTGACCTATGAAACTTTTAGGGGACTTTCTTTTCCGCTTTGCTGGCAGCTGTACTAGTTATTGCAGAGTGTTGGGCGTTATGACACGTAAGAAGCCAAGGCTGTCAGGCGCCAAAGAGGAGGTTAAAAAGTCTCTTTCATTCAATAGATTAAAGCTCTTCCAAATCTACAGTTTGTTTCAGACATTTTCTCTCATTAGCAATCTAAAAATACATGACATATCAACAAGTGGATTTTCACCTAAGAGTAATGATTGGGTGAAAAGAAAGTTGAAaactgatttttgaggaaagcaaatggcgcagaacgaaaagagccgatacgaaacgaaaacaagaaaaacacgaaCTCAACACGCGTAGAACactacagaaataaaggaaagagttcaccacgtactgagcgtcccaggggGAGCGGGGAtgtcttgcagacagggcggacgcgggtcgatgtagtgcgacgcgttactggcgttgcgtcgaagaaagcggcggaaggaagccaggtggtagtaggagcggagaggactgcaggaagacgacggtggtctcccgtcaccagcccgaagaacttggcaacAGAAGGAGAAgcgtagccaggacccgtcgacggcatcacaaaacgccggaggcttaaagcaggctacccaagagtgcctttcggcagcgcGGTCAATCAATCCATCGACTGCCACCTCCATGCTTGCAAGGAACGCCAGAgccttgcgtcggtgatccaagggaggtccacggcagcacggacccaacgtccgccggctaccacctccacgcttgaatccCCCCGATCTGCGCAGAGCGCGTTGGCAGGGTGGAGGTAAAGCTTAGAAAAGAACAAACCTTCATTGGTACAGCACACTTGGTGACCAGAAAGTCGGTTCCACTCCGTTATGGTTCGCGCAGAAAGTGAGTTAGCATAAAGCTTCGTCCTCGTCAAGTGTTGAATTTTTAGGTCATGGCCAGTTCGTTTAGATATGTAACGCGGTGCGTCTTTAATTGTTATTTCTTAACTTTTAAAATACTCATCAATAAAAGTTTAAGGCACAGTTTTATTCGAAGATAGGACAGCACCTCCCGTTGCAGTTCACTTTTAATTTATTACAGCTTTTTCCTCTGGAGATACCGCCCTGGGAGGAACCATGCGGCTCTATTTTGTATTCTGTCGATTTTATAAATCAGGACATTTTTGAACACGACGTCATTCTCCGGAATCAGTTGAACAAAGCAAACATAAGCAGTTTAATTTAGGTTAACCGGTGCAGATTTCAGATTCTGTTGAGTGAAATGTAAAGGTCTGGCGCCCTTTAAAGTTGCAGTAATCAAAATGAACATTATATGTGCAATCAGTGGAAAACGCCACATCTATTTGTGCGTAGGCTACGGATTAACATCAGTGCCCAGGAAATAATGTGCGTctgatttctctttttttttgcgaaggcCAGATGGAGGCAGTTTTCGGGGCtcagtttcatttttcattttcgcaCATCACGCGACAAGGTTCATAAGGTTAGACTGCAAGTGAATGACATTCACTTGAGCTTATGTTTTCGTATTTTGCACAACACAGCTG
Coding sequences within it:
- the LOC144095406 gene encoding la-related protein 6-like: MSGEARSDKSSASGAAEGAPMADWSTAWQARVNRSLRWDDEECAQLQDYGYFSCYNGPPKEEEEIEYRIVTQLKSYFSDEGLHRNKFLLNQVRRNRGGFVRRNRGGFVSVKLMASYRKLKNLTKDWEVVQNAILWSSQLELNAKRTKVRRRLPLP